A window of the Fusarium poae strain DAOMC 252244 chromosome 3, whole genome shotgun sequence genome harbors these coding sequences:
- a CDS encoding hypothetical protein (BUSCO:34294at5125) has protein sequence MLAKHLIAPSLHFSGLSCLLPLPHTHGSFPASSLHLSRPWLNFVILSSASIPAKNKVDPKDVPPPTPVTLPRFQPFAHDDDPVDEAAALSALLRNTGRSTAALGPLGFSAIGLNLNLDAKPADLIPDPSYIPDFDDWDKLTPDEAQEKNQSTRNPLRNGSVSPGCHVYLERKKELSNANEDAFRTVRRLPAPKGKTQARLGNAYEFFRCLEAFTSFWDDPTQPPPLPPSPEASAESTSSDGTAVSEGEKPASLKPDDGSSFFRTSAGSSMPLEYRNNLMTAFVKLVAYDFGCNVSPSRTEPRLHFSSPQGSGSRKSFCPSGCLFVFQSPTTREAARAGVIHGPVAAVSARGTIDFTQPDPEMAQSLDLAREIVAALITAQHRAREGKTEKRFGEGEWWTTKKRWGGGPGGPIGREIEKDSVQGDKDAKPSDENGLPMPLAKKARKNMSIYDNYRMIRPPAATWDKKAQYEAIGRVKGADYDDVFVVSSLFHHVSILRVRVPSRLLEVLDGAREPETDRRSWGKVEAWRSPWYDLFDTAQRLAAMKLVWGMMAFQMRKDDSSDGDVKMANV, from the coding sequence ATGCTCGCAAAACACCTCATTGCCCCCTCACTTCATTTCTCTGGCCTATCTTGCCTGCTGCCCCTCCCCCACACCCACGGCAGCTTCCCTGCAAGTTCCCTCCACCTGAGCAGACCCTGGCTAAACTTTGTCATTCTCTCTTCAGCCAGTATCCCAGCCAAGAACAAGGTCGATCCCAAGGACGTTCCGCCTCCTACGCCTGTTACGCTTCCTCGCTTTCAACCCTTTGCCCATGACGATGACCCCGTCGATGAGGCCGCTGCGCTTTCAGCCCTCCTCCGAAACACGGGGCGATCGACTGCTGCTCTTGGCCCTCTCGGTTTCTCTGCTATTGGCCTCAACCTGAACCTCGATGCTAAGCCTGCCGACCTCATCCCTGATCCGTCGTACATCCCTGATTTTGACGACTGGGACAAACTGACACCAGATGAGGCTCAAGAGAAGAACCAGTCTACTCGGAACCCTTTGAGAAATGGCAGCGTTTCTCCCGGATGCCATGTTTATCTGGAACGAAAGAAGGAACTGTCGAATGCCAATGAAGATGCCTTTCGAACTGTCAGAAGACTCCCGGCGCCCAAAGGAAAGACCCAAGCTCGACTGGGGAACGCTTATGAGTTTTTCCGCTGCCTCGAAGCATTTACTTCTTTCTGGGATGATCCTACCCAGCCACCACCACTCCCTCCGTCGCCCGAAGCATCTGCCGAAAGCACATCGTCCGATGGGACCGCAGTCTCGGAGGGTGAAAAACCTGCGAGCCTCAAGCCAGACGATGGCTCCAGCTTCTTCAGGACCAGTGCCGGGTCATCAATGCCGCTTGAATATCGTAACAATCTCATGACGGCTTTCGTCAAATTGGTAGCCTATGACTTTGGATGCAATGTCTCGCCTAGTCGAACTGAACCCCGACTTCATTTTAGCTCACCACAAGGATCTGGGTCTCGCAAATCATTCTGCCCCTCTGGCTGTCTTTTTGTATTCCAGAGCCCGACTACCCGCGAAGCTGCCCGTGCGGGTGTAATTCACGGACCTGTAGCTGCCGTTAGTGCCAGAGGGACAATTGATTTTACTCAGCCCGACCCCGAAATGGCACAGTCACTTGACCTCGCTCGAGAAATCGTAGCGGCTCTCATCACGGCGCAGCACCGTGCACGTGAAGGAAAGACGGAGAAGCGCTTTGGCGAGGGAGAGTGGTGGACGACCAAGAAGCGATGGGGAGGTGGCCCTGGAGGCCCTATCGGACGAGAGATCGAGAAGGATTCTGTGCAGGGCGATAAAGACGCGAAACCCAGTGACGAAAACGGCCTGCCTATGCCACTCGCGAAGAAAGCTCGTAAGAACATGAGCATCTATGACAACTACCGCATGATCCGACCTCCTGCAGCAACATGGGATAAAAAGGCTCAGTATGAGGCTATCGGAAGAGTTAAAGGAGCTGACTACGACGATGTCTTTGTGGTGAGCTCTCTGTTTCACCATGTCTCAATTCTCCGCGTCAGGGTACCAAGCCGACTGCTTGAAGTTCTGGATGGGGCACGCGAGCCAGAAACAGACAGGCGTAGTTGGGGCAAGGTTGAGGCTTGGAGGAGCCCCTGGTACGATCTATTTGACACGGCGCAACGTCTAGCTGCTATGAAGCTAGTGTGGGGGATGATGGCTTTTCAGATGAGGAAAGATGATAGCAGTGATGGAGATGTCAAGATGGCTAATGTTTGA
- a CDS encoding hypothetical protein (TransMembrane:1 (o433-456i)), producing the protein MESRVVVVPVPTTVVVTHYVPSNTAKDADSAALPTVSTPPAGDVPPPPEAPGADGDAPQFASFIPPTSQQISPVPTTAPGQEPPNEVPVDDGNAEFGTFLPITSQEVNPVPTTEPVQEPPADVPANNGDAPQFASFIPPTSEEATPVPTTMPGQEPPAEVPVADGDAPQFASFIPPTSQEVDPVPTTVPAQEPEPAPPVPLPETTSSVSQIPQSTSQEVSQKTTTAIEPIADPISQEAPQETTESPNPIDVPSPATTDAENPVQTSSRPTVGETSLDGPGLVTTAAPTPSQSSTQAATRGGPGNTPENARLIIETESSSSLSATPTSEVLQFDTAQFTYTGPPTRSTTLQTRRGTSTDTSVVDSTQTSDSFGDGDGETGVAGSEPLYTTATLADGVVTTIDLSATAGSGQSETQSPDAAVKDKSDGESNVPPMVVGSVLGSILGISMLALVIFWLMRRRKLQRRRSTLLTPLGARPGAPPGKLMKYEIDNQSLGPTPRSAKVAASMSANAKKFSQRIRQSMSDASHIGMSRGNSQFGHESQAMGAARAHSRASSTPGQQPQNGWWAEILGESNTNNPPAEAPPLQQQGYERRRTPSPNPFSDVNSSVAAPPAPFREYSHSVPPHGSMVPPPLHPAREDDPFADGDSIMSPELARQSPTIYGSGRRSPSMSRNLTPQSTGDNMNLKPQEVWRGKVHSNPFDLELDTRVVPSMYGNIQQVPRHTVASSFYSTTNAANNNNQYTSRQSRADSFTSKYTSGVSSVSEWPPVPPRVPSIYSRYGNDGIDFPVPARDFRGNDDNAWRHGNGNMM; encoded by the coding sequence ATGGAGTCTCGTGTCGTTGTCGTCCCAGTCCCGACAACTGTCGTGGTTACACATTATGTTCCTTCCAACACCGCAAAGGATGCCGATAGCGCCGCTCTACCAACTGTTTCAACACCACCTGCTGGAGACGTGCCACCTCCTCCCGAGGCCCCCGGAGCTGATGGAGATGCTCCGCAGTTTGCGTCTTTCATCCCTCCTACAAGTCAACAAATCAGCCCTGTTCCCACGACCGCACCTGGACAAGAACCTCCTAACGAGGTTCCTGTAGATGATGGGAATGCTGAGTTTGGAACCTTTCTCCCCATTACGAGCCAAGAGGTCAACCCAGTTCCCACTACCGAGCCCGTGCAAGAGCCTCCCGCCGATGTTCCTGCAAACAATGGAGACGCTCCGCAATTCGCATCTTTTATCCCTCCCACGAGTGAAGAGGCCACTCCTGTCCCTACAACCATGCCTGGACAGGAGCCTCCTGCCGAAGTTCCCGTAGCAGATGGAGATGCCCCTCAATTTGCATCTTTCATTCCTCCTACAAGTCAGGAGGTCGATCCAGTTCCTACTACTGTACCTGCGCAAGAGCCTGAACCTGCACCACCCGTACCTTTACCCGAGACGACAAGCTCTGTCTCCCAGATTCCTCAATCCACGTCCCAGGAAGTCTCCCAAAAAACGACAACCGCTATTGAGCCGATCGCGGACCCAATTTCGCAGGAGGCACCACAGGAGACAACAGAGTCACCTAATCCAATAGATGTACCTAGTCCTGCGACGACGGATGCTGAGAACCCTGTTCAAACTTCTTCCCGGCCTACCGTGGGAGAGACGTCACTCGACGGGCCTGGCCTTGTGACGACAGCTGCCCCAACCCCTTCTCAATCATCTACCCAAGCAGCTACGCGGGGAGGACCTGGAAATACCCCGGAGAATGCTCGTCTCATTATTGAGACGGAGTCATCCTCGTCACTGTCTGCAACACCAACCTCCGAGGTTCTTCAGTTTGACACCGCACAGTTCACTTACACTGGCCCTCCGACTCGGTCGACGACTCTACAAACCCGACGAGGGACCAGTACTGATACGTCTGTTGTTGACTCCACCCAGACATCTGATAgctttggtgatggtgacgGCGAGACGGGCGTTGCTGGTTCTGAGCCCCTATATACCACCGCGACCCTGgctgatggtgttgtcacCACAATTGATCTTAGTGCAACTGCCGGAAGTGGCCAATCGGAAACTCAAAGCCCCGATGCCGCTGTAAAAGATAAGTCCGATGGTGAATCAAATGTACCACCAATGGTTGTTGGAAGCGTTCTTGGTTCAATTCTGGGAATATCCATGCTGGCGCTTGTCATCTTCTGGCTTATGAGAAGACGAAAGTTACAACGCCGCAGAAGCACGCTCCTCACTCCTCTCGGGGCTCGTCCAGGGGCACCACCTGGTAAATTGATGAAGTATGAGATCGACAACCAATCCTTGGGCCCAACACCCCGATCGGCCAAAGTCGCAGCTTCCATGAGCGCCAATGCCAAGAAGTTTAGTCAACGAATCCGACAATCTATGAGCGATGCTTCCCATATCGGCATGAGCCGAGGGAACTCCCAATTCGGACATGAAAGTCAAGCTATGGGCGCAGCACGCGCTCACAGCAGAGCAAGTTCAACTCCGGGGCAACAACCACAAAATGGATGGTGGGCGGAGATACTTGGAGAGTCGAACACCAATAATCCTCCGGCAGAAGCCCCCCCCTTGCAGCAACAGGGTTACGAGAGAAGACGAACACCAAGTCCTAACCCGTTCTCGGATGTCAACTCTTCTGTCGCTGCTCCTCCGGCCCCTTTCCGCGAATACTCCCATAGTGTTCCGCCTCATGGCTCAATGGTCCCACCTCCGTTGCACCCTGCTCGAGAGGACGACCCTTTCGCTGATGGAGACTCGATTATGTCACCAGAGCTTGCACGGCAGTCGCCAACGATCTATGGGTCTGGGCGGCGAAGCCCAAGTATGTCAAGGAATCTTACGCCTCAATCGACAGGCGACAACATGAATCTCAAGCCCCAGGAGGTTTGGCGTGGCAAGGTTCACTCGAACCCATTTGACTTGGAGCTTGATACTCGAGTTGTTCCCAGCATGTACGGCAACATCCAGCAAGTGCCTCGGCACACTGTTGCTAGCTCATTTTACAGCACCACCAACGCTGCTAACAATAACAACCAATACACGAGCAGGCAATCTCGCGCTGACAGCTTTACTTCGAAATATACCAGTGGAGTGAGCTCGGTTAGCGAGTGGCCTCCCGTACCACCTCGGGTTCCTAGCATCTATAGCCGGTATGGAAACGATGGGATCGACTTCCCCGTTCCCGCCCGGGACTTCAGAGGCAACGACGACAATGCCTGGAGACACGGAAATGGCAATATGATGTGA